GGTCGATCGGAATGGCGCCTTGGGCGGCCGATCCCATATCGCCGCCGCCGGCACCCGGCAAGCTGTCCGTTTCGAATTCTGAAGCCAGAAAGAGCGACGCATCGCCCTGCTCTCCTGCCGCAGCCGCGAAACTGTAGTCCGCTTCCGATGCGGGAGCATCCAACTCCATGTCCAGCGACGTGGCATTGCCCATGAAGTCGGCACTGGCCCGCTTGCGGGTGAAGGTCCGGATCAGGACCGGCCCATCGGGTCCGTCCTGCACGAGTGCGCCTTCTACCCGGCCATTGGAGGCCGAAATTCCGAGGATGTATTCGCTTTTTGCGCCGTATCTCATTGTATCACTTCGCCAATTGCATGAATCGCCGCTTGTTGTTCGCGTAGGACATGGCCGTCTCCGGCGTTATGAGTCCCTGACGCATCAAGCGGAAAAGATCCTGCTCCAGTGTAATCTGTCCCTGTCCCCAGCCTTCCCACATCATCTGGTATATTTCACCGGAATTGTCATTCTTGATGGCGGCCCGGGCCGAGGGTGTGACCCAAAGGACTTCCTTGGCCAGCACGCGACCACCGCCCCGCTTGGGAGCCAGCTTCTGGGAAATGATGCACCGCAGGGTATCGGCCAGGCGGTTACGCACGCGATCCTGCTCGTTCGGCGGGTATTCTCCGACAATCCGGTCAATACTTTCGACCGCCGATGACGTGTGCAAGGTGGAAAAGACCTTGTGCCCTGAATCGGTGATCTCGATGGCAGAGGAAATCGTTTCAGGATCGCGCATCTCGCCGATCACGACGATGTCCGGATCCTGACGGAGGGCCTGCACAATTCCGTCCTTGAAAGACGGCACGTCCTGACCCACCTCACGATGCCGCACAATGCACTTCTTCGAGGCATGCATGTACTCGATGGGCTTTCCGACCACCACGATGTGGCCATGGAAGTCCGCGTTGTTCGCATCCACGATGGCATCGAGCGTCGAGCTCTTGCCGGACCCGGTCACCCCGGTCACGAGGGTCAACCCGTCGCGTTCATGGCTGAACATGAGCCCCCGCTCGATGGCGGGATGGAAGCCCAGGGAATTCAATGGAAACAGGGA
This genomic stretch from Rhodothermales bacterium harbors:
- a CDS encoding type IV pilus twitching motility protein PilT — encoded protein: MEHSGSIPANPRPPARPLRTPSRSTVSLSEPANDGLPGFVAQIIGSIPAMSYGEERIRFLLDRLGHVDSNDRAQLRIFFNSLVSRMATVGASDMDMGGESSNGHIWFRSDGDKKPGEGLPRLSTDESALVILNLLGATALESLFSWRAADFSHEIPGEPGERRRRFRASAYMEMGNLALNMRSIQDSLFPLNSLGFHPAIERGLMFSHERDGLTLVTGVTGSGKSSTLDAIVDANNADFHGHIVVVGKPIEYMHASKKCIVRHREVGQDVPSFKDGIVQALRQDPDIVVIGEMRDPETISSAIEITDSGHKVFSTLHTSSAVESIDRIVGEYPPNEQDRVRNRLADTLRCIISQKLAPKRGGGRVLAKEVLWVTPSARAAIKNDNSGEIYQMMWEGWGQGQITLEQDLFRLMRQGLITPETAMSYANNKRRFMQLAK